A part of Hippea maritima DSM 10411 genomic DNA contains:
- a CDS encoding class I SAM-dependent rRNA methyltransferase, which translates to MKEVLLNHKGFDKIKNHLVWIYNKEIEKLQGDIKNGEICRLTYKNNTAAIAFVNPSSKITARVLSFKDERIDRDFIKRRIESAIKRRSHIKNTNSLRLFHSDADGLSGLVVDRYSDNLIVSFDSAGVDRLKNEIIETLVELIKPKGIYKKDNPIRKKEGLTIESQTVYGKIDNEFIVEENGRRFTTNLKQSQKSGFFLDQRDNRLRVSHYKAERVLDLFAHSGGFGIYLNPEFAKFVEISADACSKIETNCSLNGIKNYKIINGDVFDFLKNETETYDMIIIDPPAFAKNKHAVKGAFKGLKYLLTNSLNLLEENGHLAVFSCSHSIGFKQLLELSLSSSIAAGCKLEVVELLKQASDHPYMLNIPTSLYLTGLLLKKIT; encoded by the coding sequence ATGAAAGAGGTCCTCTTAAACCACAAAGGCTTTGATAAGATAAAGAACCACCTTGTCTGGATATACAACAAGGAGATAGAAAAACTGCAAGGCGACATCAAAAACGGTGAGATATGCAGATTAACATACAAGAACAACACAGCTGCCATAGCCTTCGTAAACCCATCAAGCAAGATAACAGCAAGGGTTTTAAGCTTCAAGGATGAAAGAATAGACAGGGATTTTATCAAACGCAGAATAGAGAGCGCCATAAAAAGAAGAAGCCATATAAAAAACACAAACTCATTAAGGCTGTTCCACTCCGATGCTGATGGCTTAAGCGGGCTTGTTGTGGATAGATACTCAGATAACCTTATTGTGTCATTTGATTCTGCAGGTGTAGATAGGCTGAAAAACGAAATAATCGAAACGCTTGTTGAGCTTATCAAACCAAAGGGCATATATAAAAAAGACAACCCAATAAGAAAAAAAGAAGGGCTTACAATAGAAAGCCAGACCGTATACGGGAAAATAGACAATGAGTTTATTGTTGAGGAAAACGGCAGAAGATTCACAACAAACCTTAAACAGTCTCAAAAAAGCGGATTCTTTTTAGACCAAAGAGACAATAGGCTAAGGGTTAGCCACTACAAAGCAGAAAGGGTTTTGGATCTGTTTGCACACTCGGGCGGCTTTGGCATCTATCTAAATCCAGAATTCGCTAAATTTGTTGAGATCTCAGCCGATGCCTGCTCAAAAATAGAAACCAACTGCTCTCTAAATGGCATAAAAAACTATAAAATCATAAACGGCGATGTATTTGATTTTTTAAAAAACGAAACAGAAACATACGATATGATTATCATAGATCCACCGGCTTTTGCCAAGAATAAACATGCAGTAAAAGGGGCATTCAAAGGCTTAAAATACCTGCTTACAAACAGCTTAAATCTATTAGAGGAAAATGGACATCTTGCTGTTTTTAGCTGCTCACATTCTATAGGGTTTAAGCAGCTTTTGGAGTTATCCCTATCATCAAGTATTGCTGCAGGATGCAAACTTGAGGTTGTTGAGCTTTTAAAACAGGCATCAGATCATCCCTATATGCTAAACATACCCACATCACTGTATCTAACCGGACTATTGCTCAAAAAAATAACATGA
- the cobU gene encoding bifunctional adenosylcobinamide kinase/adenosylcobinamide-phosphate guanylyltransferase: MAITLITGGVRSGKSRYALKMALSYKRRLFIATAVAFDDEMKKRIEKHKQERGNLFKTIEEPVYLSRALDGANNFDVCLIDCLTVWVSNLLFYKKEAQIEAFFKALDKITSDVVVVSNEVGLGIMPDNTLSRRYVDLLGEVNQKLADVSDRVVFMISGQPLNVKS, from the coding sequence ATGGCAATAACCCTGATTACAGGCGGTGTAAGATCCGGCAAAAGCAGGTATGCTTTAAAGATGGCTTTAAGTTATAAGCGTCGGTTGTTTATTGCAACGGCTGTGGCTTTTGATGATGAGATGAAAAAAAGAATAGAAAAGCATAAACAGGAAAGAGGCAACCTATTTAAGACGATAGAGGAGCCTGTTTATCTATCAAGGGCTTTGGATGGTGCAAATAATTTTGATGTTTGCCTGATAGATTGTCTTACCGTGTGGGTTTCAAATCTATTGTTTTACAAAAAAGAGGCTCAAATAGAGGCTTTTTTTAAGGCTTTGGACAAAATAACATCCGATGTTGTTGTTGTCTCAAATGAGGTTGGGCTGGGTATCATGCCTGATAATACCCTATCACGACGGTATGTGGATCTGCTTGGTGAGGTAAATCAGAAGCTGGCCGATGTATCGGATAGGGTTGTTTTTATGATTAGCGGCCAGCCTTTGAATGTCAAATCTTAA